GCAGCGGCACGCCGATCAGGACGACCAGCGCCGCAACTATCGCCTTCCGATACGCGCTGCAGTCTGTGGGCGGGACATCACTCACGAGCTACCTCCAAGGGGGGGCGCTGTTGGGGCCTGTTTCCGGTGGACGACGACTGCCATGGCCGTTCTGACCATAGCATGGACGCGCGCCCGCGAACGACGGCCCAACCGCCAAAACCTGTGACGGTTGGAGCGGCGGGCGCCGACATCAGGCTACATTCCCCACACGACGATTGAGCGCGCGCCGAGGCTCTCTTCCCGCCGGAACACCTTCTCGTCCCAGCTCCTGTCGGGATTCGGGTCGAAGATCACCAGGTGCCCGGCCCGCGAGCCGCAGCGATCCATGTACCGGGCGGTCTGCTCCAGGCCGCGCGCGATGGTGGTCTCCAGCCCGTGACGCCGGTGCAGCACCTTGCACTCGACTACCGTTTTGGTCACCGCCGTTTCGCCAGCGCCCGCGGCACCGGCGCCACCGGTGGCGGCGGACGGCCATACGATCAGCAGGTCGGTGCGACCGTAGCCGAGCCCGTACTCGCGCTCGATGCGCCCACCACCGTTCACGATGCGGTGCAAGAACCCCTGCAACAGAAGCTGCGGCCCCGCCTCCTGGTAGTCGAACCGCCCGAGCCAATGTTCGGAGTGCTCCCGGAAGAAGGTCTGGAACGCGCCCATCAGCTTGTCCACGTCCAGGTCCCCATCCGGCCGCACGTACCACGCCACCTCCTGCACCAGCCGCGCCTGGGTCGCGTAGGACAGCTCGCGCGGCACCACCTCCGCGTAGATCGGGTTGGCCATGCGCACCGGATCCCGCCGGGCGATCAGGCCCAGATCTCGCACGTACTCGATGTCGCGCGCGTGCTCCAGGTTCGACGCCGCGAACTCGCCCTCGTCGTCGCCGCGCAGCAGCGGCTCGATCACCCGCCGCACCCGGTCCTCGTCGAGCTTGTCGGCGAGTTGGTCGAGGTGCGTCTCGCGCGCCAGGATCAGTTGCTCCCGCGCGTCGAAGATGGCTTCCTCCGTGATCGACCGGGAGCGGTCGCGGCTCGCCCCGCCGCGGAAGCAGGCGCGCTCGCACAGGGCGTTCACCAGCCACGGCTGACCCTGCGTCTGCCGCCACACCGCCGCGGTAGCCTCCGCGGTAAACGCCTGGCCGGTCTCCTCGGTGTGCTGGGCCAGCAACGCCCGCGTCTCGGTCTCCGAGAAATCGCCGAGCCGCAACGACTCCGCCTTGATGTTGAACGCGCTTCCCCCGGTGATGATTTCGCCAGAACTCGACCGGATGCGGTAGTCGCGCACGTCGCGCACCCCGCACAGCACCACGCTCTGTGGGTAGCGTTCCGGGCGCTGGTCGTAACCGGCGCGAAGCTGGCGCAGCACGGATATCAGGGTGTCCCCGACCAGGGTGTCGATCTCGTCAATCAGCACCACCAGCGGCTTGGACGACTCCTCCGCCCAGCGTGACAACGCTTCCTTGAGGGCACCGCCGCCAAAGATCGCGAAGATGCCGGGCCATGCATCGTACAGGAACCCGTCGCCGGAGGCACGCGCGCGCGATGCGGCTTCGCCGACGATCACCTGCATGGCACTCTTCACGTCCTCGCGTTGGGCCTGAGCGGCCTCGACGTTGACGTACACGCAATGCAGGTCCCCGGCAGCGCCGGCGTTGAGAACGTCGCGCAGAGCAAGCAGCGCGGAGGTCTTGCCGGTCTGCCGGGGCGCGTGCAGCACGAAGTAGCGCATGTCGCGGACCAGCCCGAGCACCCGCTGCACGTCGTCCAGCCGCGCCAGCGGCGGTACGCAGTAGTGCCGGTCGGGAACTACCGGGCCTTCCGTGTTGAACCTGCGCACCGGTGCATCACCCGGGGAGTCGACGACGACTGCCATGGCCGCCGCCGAGCATACCACGAACACCCAGTCGCATCCTGGTATAGTGGCCGCCATGAGGATCAGCGACATTACCTGTACGCCGCTTGCCATCGGCAAGGGGCTGCTGCGGGTTGCTACCGATGCCGGGGTCGAGGGATGGGCGGAAGTGCCGGGCCGCAACAATGCGGTGTTCGCGGCCTACCTGGACGGCGTCATCAAGCCGACCCTGGTGGGCGAGGATCCGCGCCTGATAGACCGCCACTGGGAGACGCTCGCGCTGGGGCGCGATGAGCAGTCGAACAAGCTGCCCGCCGCGGTGGTCGGGGTGATCGACGTGGCGCTGTGGGACCTGCTCGGCAAGGACACCGGCCTGCCGGTGCACACGCTGATGGGCGGCGCGCGGCGCACCGCCATTCCGCTGTACTGGAGCACCGGCTCCGGCTGGCGCATGCAGCCGGAGGAGATGGTGGCGCGAGTCCGGGAGGGCCGCGAGCAGGGCTTCGGCGCCTTCAAGATCCGCATGGACTGGCGCGGCTGGCGGCAGGACGTGGACCCGGAGAAGGACTTCCGGATGTTCCGGCTGGTGCGCGAGTTCCTGGACGGCGGCGAGTACCTGGGCTTCGACGCCAACAACGGCTACTCGGTGTCCACGGCGATCCAGCAGGGCCACCGCTTCGAGGCGCTGGGCATCGACCATTTCGAGGAACCGATCCCGCACTACGACCTGCCGGGCCTGAAGCAGGTCGCCGACGCGCTCGACGTGGCGGTGTCGGCGGGCGAGCAGGACGCGTTCCGCTGGTGGTTCGAGCACCTGGTGCTGCTCGGCGACCCGGACATCCTGCAGCCGAACATCCTCAACGCCGGCGGTCCGAGCGAAGTGAAACGCATCTACGAGCTGGCCACGGTGCTGAACAAGCCGGTGATGCCGCACAGCCCGCAGGCGGGCATCAACTCGATGGCCTCGCTGCACGTGTACGCCACGGTGCAGAACGCCACCCGCCCGCACGAGTTCTCCACCGAGTTCTCCGGCCCGCTCGACGACGTCGCCGACCTGTACGGCGCCGCGGTGCTGCCGGAAGACGGCGCCATCGAGCTCAGCGACCGGCCCGGCCTCGGCATCGAACTCAACGAACCCGCCGTCACCCGCCTGACGGTGCGGTAACAGTGGCGATGAACCGAAGCACTCGACTCTGCGCCGGCTCCTTCGCGGGTGGCCGGTGACCTCCGACCTGGTGTACGGCGTTGATCGCCGGCCGCTCGGGGCGGTGTGCGGGACTTGGCGGCACGAGCTGGCCGGTCACGCGGTCGGCGCTGTTGCACACCAACGGCGCCCTTGCACATTTGCGTTGACAGTGTTGGCGGGCAGGTGAACGTGCCACGCACCCGACGATGTGACATGGGAGTGAGACCGCAGACGCCTGTACTTCGTCCATCTCCGGCGGGTCGGTGACGAAGGGTCGGTACACGGCGCTGATTGCCGGGTACACCGGTGCGGTGGGCGGTGCCCTGGCGCGCGATCTGGCCGGCCGCGCCGAGTGGCGAGTGTACGGACTGGCCCGGCATCCGCCGGCGGCCGTCCAGCCCGCCGCCACCAGTGAGCCGGCCGGGGTCGGGAAACCCGCCGTCACGGGGGTGGAGGCCGTGACCGGGGTGGCGGCGGACATGGCGGACCGCGACCGGCTGCGGCGTGCGCTGGCACCGCTGGGCGGCGTCACCCACCTGTTCTACTGCGGGCGCGCCACCCACGCCGAGCAGGTGATCGAGGACGCAGCGGCCAACCTCGCGCTGCTGGACAACGTGGTCACCGCCACCGAGGCGGCGGCCGCGGGGTTGCGGCACGTGCACCTGGTGCAGGGCGGCAAGTACTACGGCGTGCACGTCGGGCCGTTCCTTACTCCGGCCGAGGAATCACAGCCGCGCGCGCCGATCGACAACTTCAACTACGACCAGCAGGACTACCTGAGCGCCCGCGCGGCCACGGCACGGTGGACCTGGTCGGCGTCGCGGCCCAACACCCTGGTGCACTTCTCGCCGGCGATCGCGCGCAACCTGGTCAGCACGCTCGGCGCCTGGGCCGCGATCTGCCGCGAGCTGGGCGCGGCGCTGGACTTCCCGGGCCCGCAGGGAGCGTACGACAGCCTCACCCAACTCACCACCATCGAGCTGCTGGCGCGCGCCATCGCCTGGATGGCCACCGAGCCGGCGTGCGCCAACGAGGCGTTCAACGTCACCAACACCGACCTGTTCCGCTGGCACACGCTGTGGCCGAGGCTGGCGGACGCGTTCGCCATGCCGCTCGGCTCGGTGCGCCCGCTGCGGCTGGCCGAGGTGATGGCCGGCCGCGGCGAGCTGTGGCGGCAGATCTGCGCCCGCCACGGCTTGGTGCAGCCGGACCTGGACCGGGTGGCCAACTGGGGCTACGCCGACGCCACCCTGGAGCGCACCTGGGACGAGATCCTGAGCCACAACAAGGCGCGCCGCCTCGGCTTCCACGACTGGGACGACAGCCCGGTACGCTTCTTCACCATCCTCGACCGGTACCGCCAAGCCCGAATCCTGCCGCACTGAGCCGCCTGCCGGGACGACGGTCGGGCGCACGTGCAAACCAACGTCCCCGGTGGCCTAGGCGCAACGTGGCCCGACCATCGCGCGGGCAAGCACGCCTCGCCTCCGCGCTACTGGCGCGGCAGTGTACTCCTCGCTGCCCCTCGTGTGGTCGATGTCGTCGCGGCTACTCGCGGTGAAATTCCATCCAGTAATTCCCGTGTCGACGATAGTCATCACCGCTTGCTGTCTCGTGCCAGTGCGGAGAAACAATGATCAGGTCGCGGCTGTCGGTTGGGGCGAACGCGATGCGATCCGCTTTGAATTCTTCGTCGGGTTCCTCTGCCGTTCCTCCTTGCGGCGTCCAGGTCGAGCTCGCGCCCTGAAAGTCGAGAGAGTAGGTCCCCTCGTCGAGCGTCCACGTGGCGGTGAACCGCTCCGTCCCGTGCGCCTCTCTCTGCTCCCACGTAAACGTCCCATCCGCTCCGATCGTCATCTCGAAGACGACCGGCCCCTGGTCCCACTCATCGGTGGCCTGCCACACGCCGGTCAGTGTTGGAAACGGATTCGGAACCCAGTCATAGCGCTCTAGTCCGACGTCCGCCGGCGTCTCGTGATCATCCATCCATTCATGCATGAACAGGACGCTGTGGTCGTCACTTCCCCACACGTAGTGCTTCCGGACGCTCATCGGAGAGTCGTTCTCCTCGTCATCCCACTCTCTGATCACCGTACCCTCGGCCACCGTTGACCACGCGCCGCTTGGATTCCACACGTGGTCCAGCGTTCCATCATGGAAGTAGTGGGATCGGGCCAGTATGTACCGGCTGCTCGTAAACGTGAGGGTGTCGACGAAGTGTCCCTGTACCTCGCCATCATCGTCGTGCCACTCGCGGCTTGGCGTCCTCCAGGTGCTTTGGAGTCCCGGCCTCACGGTGATGGTGAAGTCGAGGGAAGCCGTCTTCGAGCCGGTGGCGTTGGTTGCGGTGTAGGTCACGCTGTGGTTGCCGGCAGCGGTCGGCGTACCGCTCAGCACGCGGGTCGCGGCGTC
This window of the Spirochaetaceae bacterium genome carries:
- a CDS encoding mandelate racemase/muconate lactonizing enzyme family protein, which translates into the protein MRISDITCTPLAIGKGLLRVATDAGVEGWAEVPGRNNAVFAAYLDGVIKPTLVGEDPRLIDRHWETLALGRDEQSNKLPAAVVGVIDVALWDLLGKDTGLPVHTLMGGARRTAIPLYWSTGSGWRMQPEEMVARVREGREQGFGAFKIRMDWRGWRQDVDPEKDFRMFRLVREFLDGGEYLGFDANNGYSVSTAIQQGHRFEALGIDHFEEPIPHYDLPGLKQVADALDVAVSAGEQDAFRWWFEHLVLLGDPDILQPNILNAGGPSEVKRIYELATVLNKPVMPHSPQAGINSMASLHVYATVQNATRPHEFSTEFSGPLDDVADLYGAAVLPEDGAIELSDRPGLGIELNEPAVTRLTVR
- a CDS encoding NAD-dependent epimerase/dehydratase family protein; protein product: MTKGRYTALIAGYTGAVGGALARDLAGRAEWRVYGLARHPPAAVQPAATSEPAGVGKPAVTGVEAVTGVAADMADRDRLRRALAPLGGVTHLFYCGRATHAEQVIEDAAANLALLDNVVTATEAAAAGLRHVHLVQGGKYYGVHVGPFLTPAEESQPRAPIDNFNYDQQDYLSARAATARWTWSASRPNTLVHFSPAIARNLVSTLGAWAAICRELGAALDFPGPQGAYDSLTQLTTIELLARAIAWMATEPACANEAFNVTNTDLFRWHTLWPRLADAFAMPLGSVRPLRLAEVMAGRGELWRQICARHGLVQPDLDRVANWGYADATLERTWDEILSHNKARRLGFHDWDDSPVRFFTILDRYRQARILPH
- a CDS encoding Ig domain-containing protein, which encodes MSTPVDFPADKLTLSISPMTRGVAATPVTLPEATGDKGDLTYRLAPIPAGLAFDAATRVLSGTPTAAGNHSVTYTATNATGSKTASLDFTITVRPGLQSTWRTPSREWHDDDGEVQGHFVDTLTFTSSRYILARSHYFHDGTLDHVWNPSGAWSTVAEGTVIREWDDEENDSPMSVRKHYVWGSDDHSVLFMHEWMDDHETPADVGLERYDWVPNPFPTLTGVWQATDEWDQGPVVFEMTIGADGTFTWEQREAHGTERFTATWTLDEGTYSLDFQGASSTWTPQGGTAEEPDEEFKADRIAFAPTDSRDLIIVSPHWHETASGDDYRRHGNYWMEFHRE